TCGCAACCGGACGAGTTGCATTCGACAGCGCTTCCGCAGAGCGGCTCGCGGCATCGGGCGATCCAGTCATCCTGATGCGTCATGACACCAGCACCGCTGACGTCGCCGGTTTTGATGCCGCCGCCGGGATCGTCACCGCCGTGGGTGCTCGCACCGCACATGCGTCGCTGGTCGCCCGACAGATGGGCAAACCATGCGTGGTCGGGTGTGGCGCGATCCGGGTTGATGGCGAAGCTCGTCAGGCGCGCATTGGTGAAGCGGTCATTTCCGCAGGTGATTGGATCACCGTCGACGGCAATGCAGGCTGCATCTATCTCGGTCGCTGCGAAATCGTCGCGCGGCGGCCTGAAGCCGAACTCGCGGAGCTGGCGAGCTGGCGCAGCTTGCAGGATTCCGAGTTTGACGGAGCGAACGTGGTCGCGGCGGCACCGGCTGCCTGATCGGCGGCAGCCTTTGCGGCAGAACTTTCGGACGGAGCACAAGGAAAAGCGGACGGTCTCGAATGCCCGTCATATCTCCGTGTTAAGCTCATAACTCGGTCATGGTCTAACATTAGCCTGCAGGTGTTCCAGAGCGTTCGATGGGGAGGGAGCGTCACCATCAAATTGCGGCTGTGTCGGCCAGGAGCGGCGTGCTGCATCGTACCGTCTTGCCGCTGCTGGTCGCCATGGCGTTCATGCTCGTCAATGCGGCGGCGAGTTTGGCTGTCGAAGCCGGCAGCCCAGGCGACGAGCAGCCCCGCTTCTTTACAATTCCAGCGCAGCCACTTGCGGCGGCGCTACAGGCCTTCGGCCAGACGGCTGGAGTTCAATTGCTCTATGAAAGCAGGTCGGCTGAAGGACGACAGTCCGCGGCGATCGACGGACTCTATACCTCCCGTGAGGCCTTGATCAGGCTCCTGGCGGGCACCGATCTCAAAATCCAATACAGCCGCCCTGGAGCGGTGACGCTGATGCTTGATGCTCCGACCGGTTCCGATGGTGTCACGCCACGATTTGGCGCGGATCTGTCGCTCGGAACGCTGCACGTCCGGGGCGAAGCGGCGAGCACGTCACACTCGCAGGAGTTCAGTGACTCGGTGCGGAGGGATGTCCATAACGCGCTGCGCAGCAACCCCCGGACGCGCGACGGCAACTATCGCGCGGTCGTGAACCTGTGGATCAACAACGAGCGCACCATCGAGCAGGTCGAGGTGGCCGCCACATCCGGCGATCCGGCGCGGGATACATCCTTGATCGCGGCATTGCGTGGGCTCACCATGAGTCGCCCACAACCGCCCGGAACGGCGCAGCCGGTCCGTGTCGGCGTCAGTGTCCGGACGTACTGACGTTTCGGTTCTCGCTTGGTCGACCGTCCCGCCGTGGACGTTGGCGGCGGTCATGCGCTCAGGTTGCGTTATTCGACTGGATCGCGCATCCGGCCGGCACGCGGCGTCGACATTCCGCCGATCGCGACCGAAACTCTTTCGGTGCCGGTCCCGATCAATCGTCTGTTTACCAGTGAACCGACCCACAGCGGCGCGCGTCCCGGACGCGCGCTTGGAGGTGAGGTTGCGCGCGCCGGAAATCAGGAGCGAACGATGTCGCAGGGCAG
This region of Bradyrhizobium sp. SZCCHNS1050 genomic DNA includes:
- a CDS encoding TonB C-terminal domain-containing protein, whose amino-acid sequence is MLHRTVLPLLVAMAFMLVNAAASLAVEAGSPGDEQPRFFTIPAQPLAAALQAFGQTAGVQLLYESRSAEGRQSAAIDGLYTSREALIRLLAGTDLKIQYSRPGAVTLMLDAPTGSDGVTPRFGADLSLGTLHVRGEAASTSHSQEFSDSVRRDVHNALRSNPRTRDGNYRAVVNLWINNERTIEQVEVAATSGDPARDTSLIAALRGLTMSRPQPPGTAQPVRVGVSVRTY